Part of the Acidimicrobiia bacterium genome is shown below.
GTGACTGCACCCACGGCACCGCGCGCTGCGCGGCGTGCACGACCTCGTGCAGCGCGACGTAGAAGCGGAGATCGGTCGCGGGCAACGACCACTCGCGCTGGAACGCGTCGATGTTCGGGACGACGAAGCAGAGGCTCGGCGCGTCGTCCGTCGGGAGTGGGAGGTCGTACCGCCCGAGCGCGTGCTGCGCGAGGTAGCCGATCATGGAGCCGGCCTGCATGCCGAGCAGCAGCGGCGCGAGGGTCGTCAGCAGACGCCCGAACGGGTCCGTCCCGGGCGGGAGGCCGAGCATCGCGCCGAGGTCGGGTTGGTCGGGCCCCATCGACTCCGCGTCGAGCAGGCCGTCGGCCTCCTGCGCCGCGGTCATCGCGTCCTCGAGCGTCTTCGCGAGCGGCTCCACGACGTTGCGCAACGCGCCGGCGTGCAGGTTCGCCCACCCGCGCGGCGTCACCGTCTGCATGGGCGTCTGCAGCGCGGTGGTCAAGCCCGTCTCCGCGACGACGTGCGACTGCGCGGCCCGCACGAGCTCCTCGAGCTCGCGGTGCGCCGACTCGCCGAAGCCGACTTCGGGCTCGCCGTTCGTGGCGACCTGCTCGGCGACCTGCCGCGCGACCTCCCAGTTGACCGGGCCCTCGGACTGCAGCATCCGCATCATCTGCGCGATGTCGATGCGCGACAGGTCGAGGCCGCCGGGGCCGAACGGGCCACCCGGTCCGAAGGGGAACGGTGACGGCTGGCGTCCCGGCTCGTCGGGATCGTCGTGCTCGCCGGGTTGAGGCAGGTCGCCCACGCGGTCAGTCTATGGAGCATGGTGTGCGTGGCGATCACGGGCGTTTCGGGCGTCATCGGTCAGCGCGTGCTTCCGCTGCTCGACGCCGACGCCGAGGTCGATCGCATCGTCGGGCTCGACGTGCGCGATCCCGCGCGCCGCGCGCGGCGGTTCGAGTTCCACCGCGTCGACGTCGCGAGCGGTGAGCTCAAGCCGCTGCTCGAGGGCGTCGACGTCGTCGTCCACCTCGCCGCGCTCCCCGACGCGATCACCGACGAGTCCCTGATGGGGCGGGTGAACGTCGACGGGACGCGTCGCGTGCTCGAAGCGGCGACGTCCGCCGGTGTCGGGCGCGTCGTTCGCGTGTCGAGCGCGACGGTCTACGGCGCGTGGGCGAACAACCCGGTGCCGCTGACCGAGGACGCGCCGCTGCGGCCGAACCCGCGGTTCGCGCCCGCGGTCGTCGCCGCCGAGGTCGAGCGCCTGCTGTTCGACTGGCACGACCAGCACGCGGACGGCACGGTGACGGTGCTGCGCGCGGCCCCGATCATGGGCGCGGCCTCGGGGACCGACCATCTCTCGGCCCGCCTCGTCGCGGGGCGTCCGGCGCTGCGCATCCGCGGCGCGAACCCGCCCGTCCAGGTGGCCCACGTGGACGACGTCGCCGCCGCGGTGGCGCTCGCGGTCGGCCGCCCGCTGCCGGGCGCGTACAACCTCGCATGCGACGGGTGGCTCGCTCCTGATGCCGCGCTGGCGCTCATGCCGCGCCGGCTCGTGCCCGCCCTGCCGGGCGGCCTGGTGGAGAGGGCGCTGACGCGGGCTCGCCGTCTCGGCCTCCCCGGGGTGTCGCCCGGCATCGTCCCGTACCTCACGCACCCGTGGGTGGTGGCCAACGACCGGCTCCGAGCGGCCGGGTGGAGTCCCGCCCACACCAACGAGGACACCATCCTCGAGACCGGCGACGCGGCCCGTTCCCGCCTCCCGCTCGTGATCGCGGCCGGGGCCGCCGGCGCGGCGACGGCCGCGGTCGGCGTCGTCGCGGCCCGTCGCCGGCGCGACCGCTCCGCGCGTCTTCGCGACCACGCATAGCGTGGAGGTGTGACGAGCGGGCGGATCGTGGTCGTGGAGGACGACGACGCCATCGGCAACGGGCTCGTCGAGGCGTTCCGTCTCGACGGCTACGACGCCGATCGCGTCGTCGACGGCGTGAGCGCGCTCGACGCTTTCGCCGACGACCGGGCCGACCTCGTCGTCGTCGACCTCGACCTGCGCGACGGGAGCGCGAGCGCGCTGTGCCGCGTGGTGAAGCAGCGGAGCCCGGCGCCGCCGGTCCTCGTGCTGACGTCGGATGGATCACGCGCGCGCTTCCGAGCCGCGGCGCTCGACGACCTCGCGGCCGCGGACGACTACGTGCCGAAGCCGTTCGCGCTCGCGGACCTGCGCGCGCGTGTGCGCTCGCACCTGCGGCCCGATCTCGCGTCACGCGGCCGGCTGGTGGTCGGCGACGTCGAGGTCGACCGGCTGGCCGGGCGCGCGTGGATGCGAGGCCGCCCGCTCGCGCTGCGCCCCAAGGAGCTCGAGCTGCTCGCGTTCCTCCTCGCGCACGCGGGGCGGGTCGTCGCGCGGCGCCGCATCCTCGATGCCGTCTGGGGACGCGCCGCGGACGCGCCGACCAAGACGCTCGAGGTGCACGTGTCGATGCTGCGCCGGAAGCTCGGCGACCACGCGGCGACGCGCATCGTGACCGTCCGCGGGATCGGGTACCGCTACGACGCGCTCGCGCAGAGCAGCGCGGTGATCGTCAGCTCGTCGCCGTGGCGGGAGGGTGCTCCCGTGTCCACGCGTCCCACTCCGGCGTGAAGTAGCGGACGCGCGTCTTCTTGTACTCCTTGACGGACCAGAGCAGCGCGTAGTCGTCGACGCCGGTCTCGTCGCGGATCGCGTCGATCGTCGCCTCGCAGTCGCGCGCGCTGCGCCCGTGCACCATCGTGAACACCGAGTACGGCCAGTCCTCGTACGTCGGCCGGCGGTAGCAGTGGCTCACGGCCGCGAACCCCGCCATCTTCGGGCCGAGCTCCTCGAGCTGCTCCTCGGGGACGGCCCACACGCCCATCGCGTTCGCCTTGAACCCCGCCGTACGGTGGTTCATCACCGCCGCGAAGCGGCGCATCAGCTTGCGCTCCTTGAACGACGCGAGCATGTCGAGCACGTCGCGTTCGCTCACTCCGAGATGGGCGGCCTGCGCCGCGAACGGGCGCTCGACGAGCGGAAGGTCCTCCTGGACGACGCGGATCGTCTCGATCTCGACGTCAGACAGCTCGGGCGCCTCCATGTCGGGACGGCGCTCCGGCTTCTCGTGCTCGAGCACGTCGCTCTTTGCGTTCGCGGCCGTCGTGCCCGTCATGTCGAGCTTCACGCCGATCTTGTAGAGCTTCAGCGTCGGGAGCTTGCGTGTCACG
Proteins encoded:
- a CDS encoding zinc-dependent metalloprotease produces the protein MGDLPQPGEHDDPDEPGRQPSPFPFGPGGPFGPGGLDLSRIDIAQMMRMLQSEGPVNWEVARQVAEQVATNGEPEVGFGESAHRELEELVRAAQSHVVAETGLTTALQTPMQTVTPRGWANLHAGALRNVVEPLAKTLEDAMTAAQEADGLLDAESMGPDQPDLGAMLGLPPGTDPFGRLLTTLAPLLLGMQAGSMIGYLAQHALGRYDLPLPTDDAPSLCFVVPNIDAFQREWSLPATDLRFYVALHEVVHAAQRAVPWVQSRLVRLAIDYVSAYEVDPGAFEARFGDVDPTDPASLASIAERPEALLGAMQSDRQRAVLDTLQTFTSVVEGYADSVLDRIGARMIGSYGQIHEAMKRHRLERGEADRFIEGLLGLHLDREHYERGEAFCRGVLERAGPEGLNRLWEREEMLPTPAELEAPGLWLARIDLPDG
- a CDS encoding NAD-dependent epimerase/dehydratase family protein; translation: MAITGVSGVIGQRVLPLLDADAEVDRIVGLDVRDPARRARRFEFHRVDVASGELKPLLEGVDVVVHLAALPDAITDESLMGRVNVDGTRRVLEAATSAGVGRVVRVSSATVYGAWANNPVPLTEDAPLRPNPRFAPAVVAAEVERLLFDWHDQHADGTVTVLRAAPIMGAASGTDHLSARLVAGRPALRIRGANPPVQVAHVDDVAAAVALAVGRPLPGAYNLACDGWLAPDAALALMPRRLVPALPGGLVERALTRARRLGLPGVSPGIVPYLTHPWVVANDRLRAAGWSPAHTNEDTILETGDAARSRLPLVIAAGAAGAATAAVGVVAARRRRDRSARLRDHA
- a CDS encoding response regulator transcription factor; amino-acid sequence: MTSGRIVVVEDDDAIGNGLVEAFRLDGYDADRVVDGVSALDAFADDRADLVVVDLDLRDGSASALCRVVKQRSPAPPVLVLTSDGSRARFRAAALDDLAAADDYVPKPFALADLRARVRSHLRPDLASRGRLVVGDVEVDRLAGRAWMRGRPLALRPKELELLAFLLAHAGRVVARRRILDAVWGRAADAPTKTLEVHVSMLRRKLGDHAATRIVTVRGIGYRYDALAQSSAVIVSSSPWREGAPVSTRPTPA
- a CDS encoding Lrp/AsnC family transcriptional regulator, encoding MTSHSDELEDVDRELLNALQWDFPVVEQPFGALGERLSIGDADVRARVRRLKQLGVLRQLSAIFDTRALGYDSALVAAKIDPDRVDDAARVVSEHPGVSHNYKRNHAYNLWYTIAVPPGQSLDEHVDVLHRASGALVTRKLPTLKLYKIGVKLDMTGTTAANAKSDVLEHEKPERRPDMEAPELSDVEIETIRVVQEDLPLVERPFAAQAAHLGVSERDVLDMLASFKERKLMRRFAAVMNHRTAGFKANAMGVWAVPEEQLEELGPKMAGFAAVSHCYRRPTYEDWPYSVFTMVHGRSARDCEATIDAIRDETGVDDYALLWSVKEYKKTRVRYFTPEWDAWTREHPPATATS